In the Wyeomyia smithii strain HCP4-BCI-WySm-NY-G18 chromosome 2, ASM2978416v1, whole genome shotgun sequence genome, one interval contains:
- the LOC129724495 gene encoding malonate--CoA ligase ACSF3, mitochondrial, translated as MTKLMFARKWMELLTSAGNFACGGTSLTGQRYARSFATHAGRICETTGQEQRPPPSDPEVVHSQLQQRLVKLFEDETKRGLIIPAFKRALVYGEKSAVRDNTGDYSFIQIYESVKRLALQISNCCGSASQSRVAYLCPNNVTYLISQWACWFSGQIGVPLSPKYPQEALEYFLKDSDASLLIATPEFQKVVQPLVTKLDIKLILVHHDLLKSEPKQQNEQQQDEISHLDPRRENLIQLNDTLLVEGCLNGEFYRDANALILYTSGTTGKPKGVVLSYSNLDAQYDALLHAWQITSGDSVLHALPLNHVHGTINALNMPLAAGSKCVMLPKFDSSSVWSYLLNVNMTTKERVNIFMGVPTMYNLLIQEYDSVFGKNARMCDYVKTHCKNKIRLMISGSAPLPGTTFNRWHQITGHNLLERYGMTETGMAISNSYIQDSTRARVRSSVGLPLPGVIVKIVDNERKKEVILEGIRNEGFWNQTPNSVVLNSSCNQSIAGGLYIKGRSVFQQYWQKPEETSKEFEDGWFKTGDTAEYVDGIIKILGRSSVDMIKSGGYRISALEIETVLLEHPEIKDVAVVGLPDETWGSKVVALVSVKDDKAFDIPQLLIWLENKIPKHGMPREIKLISEVPRNAMGKVNKVELIKTLQKEKQNEEKVVK; from the exons ATGACAAAGTTAATGTTCGCTAGAAAATGGATGGAATTATTGACCAGTGCAGGTAACTTTGCCTGCGGAGGAACATCACTCACTGGGCAGCGGTATGCTCGATCTTTTGCTACGCATGCCGGCAGGATTTGTGAAACAACAGGACAGGAACAGCGGCCACCCCCGAGCGACCCGGAAGTTGTTCATAGTCAACTTCAGCAGCGACTTGTGAAGCTGTTTGAGGATGAAACGAAGCGGGGCTTGATTATTCCTGCATTTAAACGAGCATTGGTTTATGGAGAAAAATCAGCGGTGCGTGATAACACCGGAGACTACAGCTTCATACAAATCTATGAATCCGTCAAACGTCTTGCTCTACAGATTTCAAATTGCTGTG GAAGTGCATCTCAGTCCCGAGTAGCATATTTATGTCCTAATAATGTTACTTACCTTATCAGTCAGTGGGCATGTTGGTTTTCCGGGCAAATAG GTGTGCCGCTTAGTCCCAAATACCCTCAGGAAGCACTGGAATATTTTCTGAAAGATTCCGATGCATCGCTTCTGATTGCAACGCCAGAGTTCCAGAAAGTTGTTCAGCCTCTAGTTACGAAACTAGACATAAAACTCATACTAGTGCATCACGATTTGCTTAAATCAGAACCCAAACAGCAAAACGAACAACAACAGGATGAAATTTCACACTTGGATCCCAGAAGAGAGAATTTAATACAACTGAATGACACCTTACTTGTTGAAGGGTGTCTCAATGGTGAATTTTATCGCGATGCAAACGCGCTCATACTCTATACGTCGGGAACCACTGGGAAGCCCAAAGGTGTAGTTTTAAGCTATTCAAACCTTGATGCACAGTACGATGCTTTATTACATGCTTGGCAGATCACTAGTGGTGACTCTGTTTTACATGCACTACCATTGAATCACGTTCATGGCACAATTAACGCTCTCAATATGCCGCTAGCAGCTGGATCAAAATGTGTAATGTTGCCAAAGTTTGACAGTAGCAGTGTATGGAGTTATCTATTGAATGTAAACATGACGACAAAAGAGAGAGTAAACATATTCATGGGTGTACCCACAATGTATAATTTGTTAATTCAGGAGTATGACAGCGTCTTCGGCAAGAATGCAAGGATGTGCGATTATGTTAAGACTCactgtaaaaataaaattcgccTCATGATATCTGGGTCTGCGCCATTGCCGGGAACCACATTCAATCGCTGGCATCAAATCACTGGTCATAACTTGCTAGAACGGTATGGAATGACTGAGACTGGTATGGCAATTTCTAACTCATATATTCAGGATAGTACTCGTGCCAGAGTACGTAGCAGTGTGGGCTTACCTTTGCCAGGAGTCATTGTTAAAATCGTCGATAATGAACGAAAGAAGGAAGTTATATTAGAAGGCATAAGAAACGAAGGCTTCTGGAATCAGACGCCGAATTCCGTTGTACTCAATTCGTCATGTAATCAGTCCATAGCAGGTGGTCTATATATTAAAGGGCGTTCCGTTTTCCAGCAATACTGGCAGAAACCAGAAGAAACCAGCAAAGAATTCGAGGACGGTTGGTTTAAGACAGGCGATACTGCTGAGTATGTTGATGGTATAATCAAAATTTTGGGTCGCTCTTCTGTTGATATGATCAAATCTGGTGGCTACAGAATATCTGCTTTAGAAATTGAAACCGTTCTTCTCGAGCATCCAGAAATTAAGGATGTTGCTGTAGTTGGTCTCCCCGATGAAACATGGGGATCTAAAGTCGTTGCACTAGTCAGCGTAAAGGATGATAAAGCATTCGATATTCCACAGTTGTTGATCTGGTTAGAGAATAAAATTCCTAAGCATGGGATGCCGAGGGAGATAAAACTGATATCAGAAGTACCGCGAAACGCTATGGGTAAAGTAAATAAAGTTGAATTGATTAAAACACTGCAAAAAGAAaagcaaaatgaagaaaaagttgttAAGTAA